A genomic segment from Nicotiana tabacum cultivar K326 chromosome 7, ASM71507v2, whole genome shotgun sequence encodes:
- the LOC107827105 gene encoding uncharacterized protein LOC107827105, with amino-acid sequence MDEISSTPTLLNSKKTIIAKDLSPESISKTNSFLKNMGVFNLTFPAQYDTKDSFSELTRCCLKVQHIHRGKISCFLSVKPPIMNIYGSLHGGAVGDVTVRIATACAQTIVGKDKELFLGELSISYLSGAPRNAEAIVNATAIRSGRNLTVVAVDFRLKDSEKLSYISHATFYHMPVASL; translated from the exons ATGGACGAAATTAGCTCAACCCCAACTCTTCTGAACAGCAAAAAAACCATCATCGCCAAAGATTTGTCTCCAGAGTCTATTTCTAAGACCAATAGCTTTTTAAAAAATATGGGTGTCTTCAACCTTACTTTTCCTGCCCAGTATGATACTAAGGACTCTTTCTCTGAACTCACCCGTTGCTGCCTCAAGGTCCAACACATCCACCGTGGCAAGATTTCCTGTTTTCTCTCTGTTAAACCTCCTATAATg AATATCTATGGTTCACTGCACGGAGGAGCTGTAGGAGATGTAACAGTAAGGATAGCAACTGCTTGTGCCCAAACTATTGTTGGAAAGGATAAAGAGCTCTTTCTTGGAGAATTGAGCATATCTTATCTCTCCGGTGCTCCTCGAAAT GCAGAAGCAATAGTTAATGCAACCGCTATTAGAAGTGGAAGAAACTTGACTGTAGTTGCAGTGGATTTTAGACTTAAGGATTCTGAGAAACTGAGTTACATCTCTCATGCAACGTTCTATCACATGCCCGTAGCAAGTTTATGA